From Weissella confusa, a single genomic window includes:
- the pepT gene encoding peptidase T — protein MSEGLYPNLVDRFIRYVKVNTRSNEESTTVPSDPKEVAFLADLAEELKSLGLENVRTMDDGYVFAELASNIDADVPAVGFISHVDTADFNAEGVNPQFVENYDGESDIKLNDDYTLSPADFPSLKKYKGHTLITTDGTTLLGADDKSGVAEIISAAEYLIAHPEVKHGKVVFGFGPDEEIGIGADNFHVNEFGADFAYTVDGGPLGELEWETFSAAAANIKIQGRNVHPGSAKDTMVNALQVAMDLHAALPAGDRPELTEGRQGFFHILKLNGTPEEAEMSYIIRDHDRIIFEERKQALRDIVEKMNGELGVERIKLDMYDQYYNMGEVLKDDMTSVDLAEAAMKALDIESVIEPVRGGTDGSKITFLGLPTPNLFAGGENMHGRFEYVSTTVMHQAVDTILKIVELNAAK, from the coding sequence ATGTCTGAAGGACTATATCCAAACTTGGTTGACCGTTTTATCCGTTACGTGAAGGTCAACACGCGTTCAAACGAAGAGTCAACAACGGTGCCATCAGATCCTAAGGAAGTTGCTTTCTTGGCTGATTTGGCTGAAGAATTGAAGAGCCTTGGCCTAGAAAACGTGCGTACGATGGATGACGGTTATGTTTTTGCCGAATTGGCTTCTAACATTGACGCTGATGTACCTGCAGTTGGTTTCATTTCACACGTTGATACAGCTGACTTTAACGCTGAAGGTGTTAACCCACAATTTGTCGAAAACTACGATGGTGAGTCTGATATCAAGTTGAACGACGATTACACATTGTCACCAGCTGATTTCCCTTCATTGAAGAAGTACAAGGGTCACACGTTGATTACGACTGACGGAACGACTTTGCTTGGTGCCGATGACAAGTCTGGTGTTGCCGAAATCATTTCAGCTGCTGAATACTTGATTGCTCACCCTGAAGTAAAGCACGGTAAGGTTGTCTTTGGATTCGGTCCTGACGAAGAAATCGGTATTGGTGCCGACAACTTCCACGTTAATGAATTCGGCGCTGACTTTGCTTACACGGTCGATGGTGGTCCGTTGGGTGAGTTGGAGTGGGAGACGTTCTCAGCTGCAGCAGCTAACATCAAGATTCAAGGACGTAACGTGCACCCTGGTTCTGCCAAGGACACGATGGTTAACGCCTTGCAAGTTGCAATGGACTTGCACGCTGCTTTGCCAGCCGGTGATCGTCCAGAATTGACGGAAGGCCGTCAAGGATTCTTCCACATCTTGAAGTTGAACGGTACGCCTGAAGAAGCTGAGATGTCATACATTATCCGTGACCACGATCGCATCATCTTTGAAGAGCGTAAGCAAGCATTGCGTGACATCGTTGAAAAGATGAACGGTGAATTGGGCGTTGAGCGTATCAAGTTGGATATGTACGACCAATACTACAACATGGGTGAAGTCTTGAAGGACGACATGACGTCTGTTGATTTGGCCGAAGCCGCTATGAAGGCTTTGGACATCGAGTCAGTTATCGAACCAGTTCGTGGTGGTACTGACGGTTCAAAGATTACGTTCTTGGGATTGCCAACGCCAAACTTGTTTGCTGGTGGTGAAAACATGCACGGTCGTTTCGAGTACGTTTCAACGACCGTTATGCACCAAGCGGTTGATACAATTTTGAAGATTGTTGAATTGAACGCAGCAAAGTAA
- a CDS encoding acetate/propionate family kinase, translating into MAKTLAINAGSSSLKFQLLEMPAETVIAKGQIERIGLPESVFTMKFNGEKTEIVRDIADHKEAIEEMLEQFRAQHVADKSEITGVGHRVVAGGEWFNKSVIVDEEVLHKIHRLADYAPLHNPANATGIEVFQELLPDAISVAVFDTAFHQTLPRENYLYPLPYEYYTKYGARKYGAHGTSHRYVAERTADILGKPLEELKIITLHLGAGASITAIKDGKSFDTSMGFTPLAGLMMATRAGDVDPSLIYYIQEREGLSNGEMLKILNNKSGLLGVSTLSSDMRDLEEVADTNEHAKLALDMFLNRVIRYLGQYTFEMGGVDAIVFTAGIGENAANVREDIIDRLDFLGIKLDKEANNVRGVERVISTDDSTTKVLLVPTNEELEIARDVERLKAQAGK; encoded by the coding sequence ATGGCTAAGACATTAGCAATTAACGCCGGATCTTCATCATTGAAGTTCCAACTATTGGAAATGCCGGCTGAAACAGTGATTGCCAAGGGACAAATCGAGCGTATCGGTTTGCCTGAAAGTGTATTCACGATGAAGTTTAACGGGGAAAAGACTGAAATCGTCCGAGACATCGCTGACCACAAGGAAGCAATTGAAGAGATGCTTGAGCAGTTCCGCGCACAACACGTGGCTGACAAGAGTGAAATCACTGGTGTTGGGCACCGTGTTGTGGCTGGTGGTGAATGGTTCAACAAGTCGGTTATTGTGGATGAAGAAGTGTTGCACAAGATTCACCGTTTGGCTGACTATGCACCTTTGCACAATCCAGCCAATGCAACTGGAATTGAAGTATTCCAAGAGTTGTTGCCAGATGCTATTTCAGTAGCAGTCTTCGACACGGCTTTCCACCAAACGTTGCCACGTGAGAACTACTTGTACCCACTACCATACGAGTACTACACGAAGTACGGTGCTCGTAAGTATGGTGCCCATGGAACATCACACCGCTACGTTGCTGAACGTACGGCGGACATTTTGGGTAAGCCACTTGAAGAATTGAAGATTATCACACTTCACTTGGGAGCTGGTGCCTCAATCACGGCCATCAAGGATGGTAAGTCATTCGACACCTCAATGGGCTTCACACCATTGGCTGGTTTGATGATGGCAACGCGTGCGGGGGATGTGGATCCATCATTGATTTACTACATTCAAGAGCGTGAAGGCTTGTCAAACGGTGAAATGTTGAAGATTTTGAACAACAAGTCAGGCTTGCTTGGGGTCTCAACGTTGTCATCTGACATGCGTGACTTGGAAGAAGTGGCTGATACCAACGAACACGCTAAGTTGGCATTGGACATGTTCTTGAACCGTGTCATCCGTTACTTGGGTCAATACACGTTTGAAATGGGTGGCGTTGATGCCATCGTCTTCACAGCTGGTATTGGTGAGAACGCCGCAAACGTTCGTGAAGATATCATCGATCGTTTGGACTTCTTGGGCATTAAGTTGGACAAGGAAGCGAACAATGTCCGTGGTGTTGAACGTGTTATTTCAACTGACGACTCAACAACTAAGGTTTTGTTGGTGCCAACGAATGAAGAGCTTGAAATTGCTCGTGATGTTGAACGTTTGAAGGCGCAAGCAGGTAAGTAA
- a CDS encoding pyruvate carboxylase gives MKKLLIANRGEIAVRLIRAGKELGIKTVAIFAKEDEFAVHRFKADESYLVGEGKAPIAAYLDIDDIIRIAKETGADAIHPGYGFLSENDEFAAAVEAAGIKFVGPRVEHLKMFGDKITAKQAAIKAGVPTVPGTDHPVESIEEALAFGAEHGYPLFVKSAAGGGGRGMRVIEHDDELREAFERAASEAQQSFGKAEIYLEKYLQDPKHVEIQILADEQGEVMHLFERDSSIQRRHQKIIEFAPAVSVSVAMRRRIQDAAVKLMQSVDYQSAGTVEFLVDGDDFYFIEVNPRVQVEHTVTEEITGVDIVKSQLLIAQGYGLHEAPLNIPAQDKLLAVGVAIQSRITTEDPANNFMPDTGKIDWYRSPGGTGIRLDAGNVYAGATVTPFFDSLLVKVVAHGTDFTEAVDKMQRALNEFAIRGVKTNIPFLKNVYAHPTFRAADAPTTFVDKHPELFEIAPEKEPDRKLLRYVSETTVNGFPGIDHDYQKLYEPLHYQANTDLVLPSDLVTAKDILDAQGPDAVAQWVKNQDKVLLTDTTMRDAHQSLFATRMRTKDMLAIADETQLAMPNLFSNEMWGGATFDTAYRFLGEDPWERLRALREKMPRTLMQMLFRGSNAVGYQNYPDNVLEEFIRLAATNGMDVFRIFDSLNWLPQMEKSIQYVRDNNKIAEVAMAYTGDILDSTRKKYTRDYYVNFAKELQSAGAHMIAIKDMAGLLKPEAAYELVSALKDAVDVPIHLHTHDTTGNGVYTYARAVDAGVDVIDVAMSALSGTTSQPSMGATYYALSGNARQPELNMPAVEHINSYWAQVRPYYGQFMSKMVGAQTDIFEVEMPGGQYSNLQQQAQALRLGDRWDDVKTMYATVNQMFGDIIKVTPSSKVVGDMALFMVQNDLTPEKVLAEGQTLDFPQSVVDFFAGDLGQPVGGFPEDLQQVVLKGRKPLTVRPGSLTPAADFEAMTAEIEAILKRKATPEEIISYILYPQVFKDYVANQEKFGPMTFLDTPTFFQGMRVGERVDIEMGPGKVVIFQLQEIGEVDPEGMRTLYFDVNGTPIEIDVLDESVQVTTVARRKAEPTNPNEIGATMAGNVLSVHVENGQAVKQGDVMIVTEAMKMETTVQAPFDGTVKFVHVAAGEAVAGGDLLIEVEPG, from the coding sequence ATGAAGAAATTGTTGATTGCTAACCGTGGGGAAATTGCCGTTCGTTTAATTCGAGCTGGTAAAGAATTAGGGATTAAGACGGTGGCTATTTTTGCCAAGGAAGATGAGTTTGCTGTGCACCGTTTCAAGGCGGATGAATCTTATCTAGTTGGTGAAGGTAAGGCACCAATTGCCGCTTATTTGGATATTGACGATATTATTCGTATTGCTAAGGAAACTGGCGCCGATGCCATTCACCCAGGTTATGGGTTCTTGTCAGAAAATGACGAGTTCGCAGCTGCGGTTGAAGCAGCCGGCATTAAGTTTGTTGGGCCACGCGTTGAACACTTGAAGATGTTTGGTGACAAGATTACGGCTAAGCAAGCCGCAATTAAGGCGGGTGTGCCAACAGTGCCGGGAACTGATCACCCGGTCGAATCAATTGAAGAGGCATTGGCTTTCGGTGCTGAACACGGTTACCCGTTGTTTGTTAAGTCGGCTGCTGGTGGTGGTGGTCGTGGGATGCGTGTTATTGAACACGATGATGAACTACGTGAAGCCTTTGAACGTGCAGCTTCTGAAGCACAACAAAGTTTTGGTAAGGCTGAAATTTATCTTGAAAAGTATCTACAAGACCCTAAGCACGTTGAAATTCAAATTTTGGCGGATGAACAAGGCGAAGTGATGCACTTGTTTGAGCGTGACTCATCAATTCAACGACGTCACCAAAAGATTATCGAGTTTGCACCAGCAGTTTCTGTATCTGTTGCTATGCGTCGTCGCATTCAAGATGCAGCTGTTAAGTTGATGCAAAGTGTCGATTATCAAAGTGCTGGAACTGTTGAGTTTTTGGTTGATGGGGACGATTTTTACTTCATCGAAGTTAACCCACGTGTGCAAGTTGAGCACACGGTAACTGAAGAAATTACTGGCGTGGACATTGTAAAGTCACAATTGTTGATTGCCCAAGGTTACGGCTTGCATGAAGCACCATTAAATATTCCAGCCCAAGACAAGCTGTTGGCAGTCGGAGTGGCGATTCAATCACGTATTACAACGGAAGACCCAGCCAATAACTTCATGCCTGATACCGGTAAGATTGATTGGTACCGATCACCAGGTGGAACGGGGATTCGTCTAGATGCCGGTAATGTTTATGCCGGGGCTACTGTGACACCGTTCTTTGACTCGTTGTTGGTTAAGGTTGTGGCACACGGGACGGACTTCACTGAAGCGGTTGATAAGATGCAACGCGCCTTGAACGAATTTGCCATTCGTGGGGTTAAGACGAACATTCCATTCTTGAAGAATGTTTACGCACACCCAACGTTCCGCGCAGCTGATGCACCAACAACGTTTGTGGACAAGCACCCAGAGTTGTTTGAAATTGCGCCAGAAAAGGAACCGGACCGTAAGTTGTTGCGTTATGTCAGTGAAACGACAGTTAACGGCTTCCCAGGCATTGATCATGATTACCAGAAGCTTTATGAGCCATTGCATTATCAAGCCAACACTGATTTGGTGTTGCCTTCTGATTTGGTAACGGCCAAGGATATCTTGGACGCCCAAGGACCAGATGCGGTGGCACAATGGGTGAAGAACCAAGATAAGGTTTTGTTGACGGACACGACGATGCGTGACGCACACCAATCATTGTTCGCCACACGTATGCGTACGAAGGATATGTTAGCAATTGCGGATGAAACGCAATTGGCGATGCCGAACCTCTTCTCAAACGAGATGTGGGGTGGTGCCACATTTGATACGGCCTACCGCTTCTTGGGTGAAGATCCGTGGGAGCGTCTCCGTGCGTTGCGTGAGAAGATGCCACGTACGTTGATGCAGATGCTGTTCCGTGGTTCAAACGCTGTTGGTTATCAGAATTACCCAGATAACGTACTTGAAGAGTTTATTCGCTTAGCAGCGACGAACGGCATGGACGTGTTCCGTATCTTCGATAGTTTGAATTGGTTGCCACAAATGGAGAAGTCAATCCAATATGTGCGCGACAACAACAAGATTGCCGAAGTTGCGATGGCTTACACGGGTGATATTTTGGATTCAACGCGTAAGAAGTACACACGTGATTACTATGTAAACTTCGCCAAGGAGTTGCAGAGTGCCGGTGCGCACATGATTGCGATTAAGGACATGGCGGGCTTGTTGAAGCCTGAAGCCGCTTATGAGTTGGTTAGCGCGTTGAAGGATGCGGTTGATGTGCCGATTCATCTTCACACGCACGATACAACTGGTAACGGTGTATACACGTATGCACGTGCGGTTGATGCAGGGGTTGATGTTATCGACGTGGCAATGTCAGCCTTGTCAGGCACGACATCACAACCATCAATGGGGGCGACCTATTACGCGTTGAGTGGTAATGCCCGTCAACCAGAGTTGAACATGCCGGCCGTTGAGCACATTAACAGCTATTGGGCACAAGTTCGACCATACTACGGTCAGTTTATGAGCAAGATGGTTGGTGCCCAAACGGACATTTTCGAAGTCGAAATGCCAGGTGGACAATATTCTAACTTGCAACAACAAGCGCAAGCATTGCGTTTGGGGGATCGTTGGGATGACGTGAAGACGATGTACGCAACCGTTAACCAAATGTTTGGTGACATTATCAAGGTGACGCCATCATCAAAGGTTGTTGGGGACATGGCGTTGTTTATGGTCCAAAATGATTTGACGCCAGAAAAGGTGTTGGCGGAAGGTCAAACGTTGGACTTCCCACAATCAGTGGTTGATTTCTTTGCGGGTGATCTTGGACAACCAGTTGGTGGCTTCCCAGAAGACCTACAACAGGTCGTGTTGAAGGGTCGCAAGCCATTGACGGTACGTCCTGGTTCATTGACGCCAGCGGCTGATTTTGAGGCGATGACGGCTGAAATCGAAGCGATTTTGAAGCGTAAGGCAACGCCAGAAGAGATTATTTCGTACATCTTGTACCCACAAGTGTTTAAGGACTATGTGGCCAACCAAGAAAAGTTTGGCCCAATGACGTTCTTGGATACACCAACCTTCTTCCAAGGAATGCGTGTTGGTGAGCGTGTGGATATCGAAATGGGACCTGGAAAGGTTGTCATTTTCCAACTGCAAGAAATTGGTGAAGTTGATCCAGAGGGTATGCGTACGTTGTACTTTGATGTGAACGGAACGCCAATTGAGATTGACGTGCTAGACGAATCTGTCCAAGTTACAACGGTTGCCCGTCGTAAAGCAGAGCCAACGAATCCAAATGAGATTGGCGCAACAATGGCTGGTAATGTGTTGTCAGTTCACGTGGAGAATGGTCAAGCAGTGAAGCAAGGCGATGTCATGATTGTGACGGAAGCTATGAAGATGGAGACGACTGTGCAAGCGCCATTTGATGGGACAGTTAAGTTTGTACACGTTGCAGCTGGTGAAGCGGTTGCGGGTGGCGACTTGTTGATCGAAGTTGAACCGGGATAG
- a CDS encoding RNA-guided endonuclease InsQ/TnpB family protein gives MIKTHKVKIYPNATMIKELEKLFDYRCFVWNKGLEVWQEMYEASQMMSDKHLKPNERKVRDELVRDKADWQYQLSARVLQLAVKDLAKAWHYFFNPNMPNHQRPRFKSKKRSAKSFTTDRAKIIAGKLRLDKPREGISKWFDIRLAEMPRWHGELKQVTVKLEADGYYASLTIEMPKAAVAHNNSKATGVDANIGRFVYQDDDGYQTQATLPNGLLKLYERVTVYQRQLARKRVENPKNYNSKQYQTTRAKLKRCYQRIARIQGDILNKFTSKLVANYGVIGIENLDCQRMKMDKHLAKNLHRSMFGKFQLMMQYKATWQSVTLVCADRFFPSTQRCSNCGHIKTGVDKITLNGNRKHGTKHHEYVCYECGFEADRDENAVENLKQYAINSVWGQAIVPTIG, from the coding sequence ATGATTAAGACGCATAAAGTTAAAATTTATCCTAACGCCACAATGATTAAGGAGTTAGAAAAGCTTTTTGATTATCGATGCTTTGTTTGGAATAAAGGGTTGGAAGTTTGGCAAGAAATGTACGAAGCGTCACAAATGATGTCCGACAAACACCTTAAGCCAAATGAACGTAAGGTACGTGATGAGTTAGTTCGTGATAAAGCAGACTGGCAATATCAGTTGTCCGCACGTGTCTTGCAGCTGGCGGTTAAAGACTTGGCGAAAGCATGGCACTATTTCTTTAATCCGAATATGCCAAATCATCAGCGACCGCGGTTTAAATCCAAGAAAAGATCAGCTAAATCCTTCACGACGGACCGGGCTAAGATTATTGCTGGTAAGTTACGCTTGGATAAGCCTCGAGAAGGTATTTCGAAGTGGTTTGACATCCGTCTAGCTGAGATGCCACGATGGCATGGTGAGTTGAAGCAGGTGACTGTTAAGTTAGAAGCAGACGGCTATTACGCATCGCTGACCATCGAAATGCCGAAGGCTGCAGTAGCACACAATAACTCGAAAGCAACGGGAGTCGATGCCAATATTGGGCGCTTCGTTTATCAAGACGATGACGGATATCAAACGCAGGCAACATTGCCGAACGGCTTACTAAAACTGTATGAGCGTGTGACGGTGTATCAACGCCAACTTGCTCGTAAACGGGTTGAGAATCCCAAGAACTACAATTCGAAGCAGTACCAGACAACGAGAGCCAAGTTGAAACGGTGCTACCAACGAATTGCACGCATTCAAGGGGACATTCTGAACAAGTTTACGAGCAAGTTGGTGGCGAACTATGGGGTGATTGGCATCGAGAACTTGGATTGTCAGCGCATGAAGATGGACAAGCACTTGGCGAAGAATCTGCATCGGTCGATGTTTGGTAAATTCCAACTAATGATGCAGTACAAAGCGACGTGGCAGAGTGTGACGTTGGTATGTGCGGATCGATTTTTTCCAAGTACACAACGTTGTTCAAACTGCGGGCATATTAAGACCGGTGTGGATAAAATTACGCTGAATGGCAATCGAAAACACGGGACAAAGCATCATGAGTACGTTTGTTATGAATGCGGTTTTGAAGCGGATCGTGATGAGAATGCCGTTGAAAATTTGAAGCAATATGCAATTAATTCAGTTTGGGGGCAGGCTATTGTCCCGACTATTGGGTAA
- a CDS encoding iron-sulfur cluster biosynthesis family protein, whose amino-acid sequence MYLTITDAAMEKINPILKAEPGRRLIMMYEDGVSPYSHHGEVAMQVSFVFAVIRGDQPLEPWFDETIDSNIGPLPIKGYSKDYMVPNMVLDVKKFGGVVLRGDAGVIDDTPEIRDETKATD is encoded by the coding sequence ATGTATTTGACAATTACTGACGCTGCAATGGAAAAGATTAACCCAATTTTGAAGGCTGAGCCAGGTCGTCGTTTGATTATGATGTATGAAGACGGGGTTTCACCTTACTCACACCACGGTGAAGTTGCCATGCAAGTTTCATTCGTTTTCGCCGTTATTCGCGGTGATCAACCTTTGGAGCCATGGTTTGATGAGACAATCGATTCAAACATCGGCCCATTGCCAATCAAGGGTTACTCAAAGGACTACATGGTGCCAAACATGGTTTTGGACGTTAAGAAGTTCGGTGGTGTTGTGTTGCGTGGTGACGCTGGTGTGATCGATGATACGCCAGAAATTCGTGACGAAACAAAGGCAACCGACTAA
- a CDS encoding NAD-dependent epimerase/dehydratase family protein, whose amino-acid sequence MAKRKIVIAGGTGFVGQGITNALLPEKYDIHVLTRRNVTTDTESVTYHHVDYHVTEQVLAVIGDADWVIDVIGILLPNPIKHQTYANSSVLPAKFLIDAVRACPEAKFMFVSANYAPFFMAPYMRAKQEVENYMALRLPQRATTLYPGIIYDRQRQISYYVGHILAKIHAKRLRPIKLTDLAEEVTRILDGHESDLEKRR is encoded by the coding sequence TTGGCAAAAAGGAAAATTGTGATTGCGGGGGGCACTGGCTTTGTTGGTCAAGGGATTACCAATGCGTTATTACCAGAAAAATATGACATTCATGTACTGACGCGTCGGAACGTAACAACTGATACCGAGTCAGTAACGTATCACCACGTTGATTATCACGTAACTGAACAGGTGTTAGCAGTGATTGGGGATGCGGATTGGGTGATTGATGTGATTGGCATTCTACTGCCAAATCCGATTAAGCATCAAACGTATGCCAATAGCAGCGTTTTACCGGCGAAATTTTTAATTGACGCTGTACGCGCCTGCCCAGAGGCTAAGTTCATGTTCGTGTCGGCTAATTACGCACCTTTCTTCATGGCACCATACATGCGTGCAAAGCAAGAAGTAGAGAATTACATGGCATTACGTTTGCCACAGCGTGCAACGACATTGTATCCGGGTATTATTTATGATCGGCAACGCCAGATTAGCTATTACGTTGGCCATATATTGGCTAAGATTCATGCTAAGCGACTTCGGCCAATTAAGTTGACTGACTTGGCGGAGGAAGTGACACGCATTCTAGATGGGCATGAGAGTGATTTAGAAAAACGACGCTAA
- a CDS encoding GTP pyrophosphokinase family protein: MINQRSSTINVNQMRDMLSTSGLNLGVEVEELTKFARMYQTYESAQHEIATKLENLDAEFQMNYNHNPIHHLEGRMKDPQSLFGKLQRKNLPMTVDIIPDNIFDIAGIRVITNYIDDIYTVERLLVAQDDVTLLKRKDYVENPKPSGYRSLHLVVEIPVFRSTGVERVPVEIQIRTIGMDMWASLEHKLRYKTDAERAEEFADNLIGYANELNQIEQNFQNIHREL, translated from the coding sequence ATGATTAATCAACGATCTTCAACGATAAACGTCAACCAAATGCGTGACATGCTAAGTACGTCGGGCTTAAATCTCGGGGTAGAAGTCGAAGAACTTACGAAATTTGCCCGCATGTATCAAACATACGAGTCTGCGCAACATGAGATTGCAACGAAATTGGAAAATCTTGATGCTGAGTTTCAAATGAACTATAACCACAACCCGATCCATCATCTGGAGGGACGTATGAAGGATCCGCAAAGTCTGTTTGGCAAGTTGCAACGGAAAAATCTGCCAATGACTGTGGATATTATTCCAGATAACATCTTTGATATCGCGGGTATTCGCGTCATCACGAATTATATTGATGACATTTACACGGTTGAACGTCTGCTAGTCGCCCAAGATGATGTCACATTGTTAAAGCGCAAGGATTATGTCGAAAATCCTAAGCCAAGTGGCTATCGCAGTTTGCACTTAGTTGTTGAAATTCCTGTCTTTAGGTCGACGGGTGTGGAACGTGTACCGGTTGAGATTCAAATTAGAACAATCGGTATGGACATGTGGGCCAGTCTCGAACACAAGTTGCGCTATAAAACTGACGCAGAACGCGCTGAAGAGTTCGCCGATAACCTGATTGGTTATGCAAACGAGTTGAATCAAATTGAGCAAAACTTCCAGAATATTCATCGCGAATTATAA
- the rpmG gene encoding 50S ribosomal protein L33, which yields MRINILLEAAETGERIYLTSKNRRNTPDRLELKKYSPKLRRVTVFKEVK from the coding sequence ATGCGCATTAACATTTTGTTGGAAGCCGCCGAAACTGGTGAGCGTATCTACTTGACTTCTAAGAACCGTCGTAACACGCCAGACCGTTTGGAGTTGAAGAAGTATTCTCCAAAGTTGCGTCGTGTCACTGTGTTCAAGGAGGTTAAGTAA
- the rpsN gene encoding 30S ribosomal protein S14: MAKKSKIAKAKKIEATVEKYAAKRAALKAAGDYVGLSKLPRNASPVRMHNRDKIDGRPHAYMREFGMSRLNFRQLAHKGLIPGVKKASW; this comes from the coding sequence ATGGCTAAGAAGTCAAAGATCGCTAAGGCTAAGAAGATTGAAGCAACTGTAGAGAAGTACGCTGCAAAGCGTGCTGCCTTGAAGGCTGCTGGTGACTACGTAGGGTTGTCAAAGTTGCCTCGCAACGCATCACCTGTACGTATGCACAACCGTGATAAGATTGATGGACGTCCTCACGCTTACATGCGTGAGTTCGGAATGTCACGTTTGAACTTCCGTCAATTGGCACACAAGGGCTTGATCCCTGGTGTTAAGAAGGCTTCTTGGTAA